The Humulus lupulus chromosome 4, drHumLupu1.1, whole genome shotgun sequence genome has a window encoding:
- the LOC133832634 gene encoding uncharacterized protein LOC133832634, whose protein sequence is MEHKFPNVEFYSSPVTEGRLLIIWRKGIARLTILEESPQLVHCQVNLVGHRSLFHVTFVYGYNSTETRRSLWHDLTRISLSVKAWIVLGDFNAPFSCGDRSGGKPISSIELADSLGWLTNAKIEALKSMGSYFTWTNNQDGSAGIYSKIDHVLMNEEWLDMFPRSLAIFRWEVVSDHCSCVVSNIPMEAMGIKLFRYYNFWSGHSEFNQVVLSSWRAPVKVSGLRAIYIRLLRMKHRLKKFNRDCIGDVGFGYQSAMVAYQDAQFQAQENPQDLKL, encoded by the coding sequence ATGGAGCATAAATTTCCTAATGTGGAATTTTACTCTAGTCCAGTCACAGAGGGTAGACTGTTAATAATTTGGCGGAAGGGGATAGCGAGATTGACTATTTTGGAGGAGTCTCCTCAGCTGGTTCATTGCCAGGTTAACTTGGTAGGCCACAGGAGTTTATTCCATGTCACTTTTGTCTATGGTTACAATTCAACAGAGACTAGAAGAAGCTTATGGCATGATTTAACTCGCATATCGCTTTCAGTCAAAGCTTGGATAGTCTTAGGGGATTTTAATGCCCCTTTTTCTTGTGGGGATAGGTCTGGTGGTAAACCTATTTCTAGTATTGAGTTGGCTGATTCTCTAGGGTGGCTGACTAATGCTAAAATTGAGGCTCTTAAGAGTATGGGTTCTTATTTTACTTGGACAAACAACCAAGATGGCTCAGCTGGGATCTACTCAAAGATAGATCATGTGTTAATGAATGAGGAGTGGTTGGACATGTTTCCTCGGTCTTTGGCTATTTTTCGATGGGAGGTGGTCTCCGATCATTGTTCTTGTGTAGTGTCTAACATCCCCATGGAGGCTATGGGAATCAAACTGTTTAGATATTATAATTTCTGGTCTGGCCATTCTGAGTTTAACCAGGTAGTCTTGAGCAGCTGGAGGGCCCCTGTTAAAGTTTCTGGTTTGAGAGCAATATATATTAGGCTTTTAAGAATGAAGCATAGGCTTAAGAAGTTTAACAGGGACTGTATTGGAGATGTAGGGTTCGGTTATCAGTCAGCTATGGTGGCCTACCAAGATGCTCAATTTCAAGCCCAAGAGAATCCTCAAGATCTCAAGTTGTAA